One Lutra lutra chromosome 18, mLutLut1.2, whole genome shotgun sequence genomic window carries:
- the CASKIN1 gene encoding caskin-1 isoform X5, whose amino-acid sequence MGKEQELVQAVKAEDVGTAQRLLQRPRPGKAKLLGSTKKINVNFQDPDGFSALHHAALNGNTELITLLLEAQAAVDIKDNKGMRPLHYAAWQGRKEPMKLVLKAGSAVNIPSDEGHIPLHLAAQHGHYDVSEMLLQHQSNPCMVDNSGKTPLDLACEFGRVGVVQLLLSSNMCAALLEPRPGDTTDPNGTSPLHLAAKNGHIDIIRLLLQAGIDINRQTKAGTALHEAALCGKTEVVRLLLDNGINAHVRNTYSQTALDIVHQFTTSQASKEIKQLLREASAALQVRATKDYCNNYDLTSLNVKAGDIITVLEQHPDGRWKGCIHDNRTGNDRVGYFPSSLGEAIVKRAGPRASAEPSPSQAGGSSGPSAPPEEIWVLRKPFAGADRSGSLSSVAGARGSGGHTLHAGSEGVKLLATVLSQKSVSESSPGDSPVKPPEGSTGAARAPPPAAPAGQVFGEQPPRKLEPASEGKANLAVWLSMIGLAQYYKVLVDNGYENIDFITDITWEDLQEIGITKLGHQKKLMLAVRKLAELQKAEYAKYEGGPLRRKAPQSLEVMAIESPTPAEPAPAECQSPKMTTFQDSELSGELQAAMTGPAEGATATTAEKPSNHLPPTPRASMRPEPSLGGQARHLSSSQELLGDGPPGPGSPMSRSQEYLLDEGPAPGTPPKESRPSRHGHSVKRASVPPVPGKPRQVLPPGASHFTPPQTPTKAQPGSPQALGGPHGPTPATAKVKPTPQLLPPAERPMSPRSLPQSPTHRGFAYVLPQPVESDAGPAPPGPAPAAVPPPVPTLCLPPEADAEPGRPKKRAHSLNRYAASDSEPERDELSVPAAAGPYATVQRRVGRSHSVRAPAGTDKNVNRSQSFAVRPRKKGPPPPPPKRSSSAMASANLADESAPDAETEGAGTEEGRLGVRAQRRRASDLAGSVDTGSAGSVKSIAAMLELSSIGGGGRAARRPPEGHPTPRPASPEPGRVATVLASVKHKEAIGPDGEVVNRRRTLSGPVTGLLATARRGPGESGGPADHGHFVEDGATRQRSRGPAKGEASAEGPPLARVEASATLKRRIRAKQSQQESVKFILTESDTVKRRPKAKEREAGPEPPPQLSVYQNGTGTVRRRPTSEQAGPPELPPPPPPAEPPPSDLLHLPPLPPPDTDTRKPVKPPVSPKPVLAQPVPKIQGSPTPASKKVPLPGPGSPEVKRAHGTPPPVSPKPPPPPTAPKPAKAAAGLQSGSASPSPAPSPARQPPTALAKPASTPPSLSASPAKPPSPGAPALHVPAKPPRAAAAAAAAAAAGPPAAPDGASPGDSARQKLEETSACLAAALQAVEEKIRQEDAQGARPSSAEKSTGSILDDIGSMFDDLADQLDAMLE is encoded by the exons ATGGGGAAGGAGCAAGAGCTGGTGCAGGCGGTGAAGGCGGAGGACGTGGGGACCGCGCAGAGGCTGCTGCAGAGGCCGCGGCCCGGGAAGGCCA AGCTCCTGGGCTCCACCAAGAAGATCAATGTCAACTTTCAGGACCCTGACGG GTTCTCTGCCCTGCACCACGCAGCCCTGAATGGCAACACAGAGCTGATCACCCTGCTGCTGGAGGCCCAGGCTGCTGTGGACATCAAGGACAACAAAG GCATGCGGCCGCTGCACTATGCGGCCTGGCAGGGGCGGAAGGAGCCCATGAAGCTGGTGCTGAAGGCGGGCTCAGCGGTGAACATCCCATCGGACGAGGGCCACATCCCTCTGCACCTGGCAGCCCAGCACGGCCACTACGACGTG TCGGAGATGCTGCTGCAGCACCAGTCGAACCCGTGCATGGTGGACAACTCGGGGAAGACACCCCTGGACCTGGCCTGTGAGTTCGGCCGCGTTGGG GTGGTCCAGTTGCTCCTGAGTAGCAACATGTGTGCGGCCTTGCTGGAGCCCCGGCCAGGGGACACCACGGACCCCAACGGCACCAGCCCCCTGCACCTGGCGGCCAAGAACGGCCACATTGACATCATCAG ACTCCTCCTCCAAGCTGGCATCGACATTAACCGCCAGACCAAGGCCGGCACGGCCCTGCACGAGGCCGCACTCTGTGGGAAGACGGAAGTGGTTCGGCTCCTGCTGGAT AATGGGATTAACGCCCACGTGAGGAACACCTACAGCCAGACGGCCCTGGACATCGTGCACCAGTTCACCACGTCCCAGGCCAGCAAGGAGATCAAACAGCTGCTGCGAG aggcCTCGGCGGCCCTGCAGGTCCGGGCAACCAAGGATTATTGCAACAATTACGACCTGACCAGTCTCAACGTGAAAGCTGGGGACATCATCACG GTCCTCGAGCAGCACCCGGATGGCCGGTGGAAGGGCTGTATCCATGACAACCGGACAGGCAACGACAGGGTGGGCTACTTTCCATCGTCCCTGGGCGAGGCCATTGTGAAACGAGCAG GTCCTCGAGCCAGCGCTGAACCAAGCCCATCGCAGGCGGGCGGTTCATCAGGGCCCTCTGCACCCCCTGAGGAGATCTGGGTGCTGCGGAAGCCTTTTGCAG GTGCGGACCGCAGTGGCAGCTTGAGCAGCGTGGCCGGAGCCAGAGGCAGTGGGGGCCACACCCTGCATGCAGGCTCTGAAGGGGTCAAG CTCCTGGCAACAGTGCTCTCCCAGAAGTCCGTCTCTGAGTCCAGCCCCGGGGACAGCCCCGTCAAGCCTCCAGAAGGCTCCACAG GTGCGGCCCGGGCCCCGCCTCCAGCGGCCCCCGCCGGGCAGGTGTTCGGGGAGCAGCCCCCCAGGAAGCTGGAGCCGGCATCGGAGGGCAAG GCGAACCTGGCGGTGTGGTTGTCCATGATCGGCCTGGCCCAGTACTACAAGGTGCTGGTGGACAATGGCTACGAGAACATCGACTTCATCACTGACATCACGTGGGAGGACCTGCAGGAGATCGGCATCACGAAGCTGG GACACCAGAAGAAGCTGATGCTGGCTGTGAGGAAACTGGCAGAGCTGCAGAAGGCAGAGTACGCCAAGTACGAGGGGGGACCCCTGCGCCGGAAGGCCCCACAGTCGCTTGAAGTCATGGCCATTGAGTCGCCAACCCCAGCGGAGCCGGCCCCTGCTGAGTGCCAGTCTCCTAAGATGACCACCTTCCAGGACAGCGAGCTCAGTGGCGAGCTGCAGGCTGCCATGACGGGCCCGGCAGAGGGCGCGACCGCCACCACTGCCGAGAAGCCCTCCAATCACCTGCCCCCCACGCCAAGGGCCTCCATGCGGCCGGAGCCCAGCCTGGGTGGACAGGCACGGCACCTGAGCAGCTCTCAGGAGCTGCTGGGTGATGGGCCTCCCGGGCCTGGCAGCCCCATGTCACGGAGCCAGGAGTACCTGCTGGacgaggggccggctcccggcaccCCTCCCAAGGAGAGCCGGCCCAGCCGCCATGGCCACAGCGTCAAGCGGGCCAGCGTTCCGCCGGTGCCGGGCAAGCCTCGGCAGGTCCTTCCGCCGGGGGCCAGCCACTTCACACCCCCTCAGACGCCCACTAAagcccagccaggctcccctcaggCCCTGGGGGGGCCTCACGGTCCCACCCCAGCCACAGCCAAGGTGAAGCCCACTCCACAGCTGCTGCCACCAGCAGAGCGGCCCATGTCACCCCGTTCACTGCCCCAGTCGCCCACACACCGTGGCTTTGCCTACGTGCTCCCCCAGCCCGTGGAGAGCGATGCCGGGCCCGCGCCTCCTGGGCCTGCCCCTGCGGCTGTGCCCCCGCCCGTGCCCACGCTGTGCCTGCCTCCGGAGGCCGACGCGGAGCCAGGGCGGCCCAAGAAACGCGCCCACAGCCTGAACCGCTATGCAGCATCCGACAGCGAGCCCGAGCGGGACGAGCTGTCGGTGCCGGCGGCCGCGGGGCCCTATGCCACAGTCCAGCGGCGTGTGGGCCGGAGCCACTCGGTGCGAGCGCCCGCCGGCACCGACAAAAACGTCAACCGCAGCCAGTCCTTTGCGGTGCGGCCCCGGAAGAAggggccgcccccgcccccgcccaagCGTTCCAGCTCAGCCATGGCCAGCGCCAACCTGGCCGATGAGTCGGCCCCGGATGCTGAGACAGAGGGGGCTGGGACCGAGGAGGGCCGGCTGGGGGTGCGGGCACAGCGCCGGCGGGCTAGTGATCTGGCCGGCAGCGTGGACACAGGCAGTGCCGGCAGCGTGAAGAGCATCGCAGCCATGCTAGAGCTGTCCTccattgggggtgggggccgtGCGGCCCGCAGGCCCCCGGAGGGCCACCCCACACCTCGCCCTGCCAGCCCGGAGCCAGGCCGGGTTGCCACAGTGCTGGCCTCCGTGAAGCACAAGGAAGCCATCGGGCCTGACGGTGAGGTAGTGAACCGGCGTCGCACGCTCAGCGGGCCCGTGACGGGACTTCTGGCCACTGCCCGCCGGGGTCCTGGGGAGTCAGGGGGGCCCGCAGATCACGGCCACTTTGTGGAGGACGGTGCCACCCGGCAGCGGTCTCGAGGCCCAGCTAAGGGTGAGGCGAGTGCGGAGGGCCCGCCCCTGGCCCGGGTGGAGGCCAGTGCCACGCTCAAAAGGCGCATCCGAGCCAAGCAGAGCCAGCAGGAGAGCGTCAAGTTCATCCTGACTGAGTCTGACACGGTCAAGCGCCGGCCCAAGGCCAAGGAGCGGGAGGCAGGTCCCGAGCCGCCCCCCCAACTGTCCGTGTACCAGAACGGCACAGGCACCGTGCGCCGCAGACCCACCTCGGAGCAGGCTGGGCCCCCTGagctgcccccaccacccccacctgcaGAACCCCCGCCCTCCGACCTGTTGCATcttccccccctgcccccgcctgaCACCGATACCCGGAAGCCAGTGAAGCCGCCAGTCTCTCCCAAACCCGTGCTGGCTCAGCCTGTGCCCAAGATCCAGGGCTCACCGACACCCGCTTCCAAGAAGGTGCCGCTGCCAGGTCCTGGCAGCCCAG AGGTGAAGCGCGCCCACGGCACGCCGCCGCCTGTGTCTCCcaagccgccgccgccgcccacgGCGCCCAAGCCGGCCAAGGCCGCCGCGGGGTTGCAGTCGGGCAGTGCCAGCCCGTCCCCCGCGCCCTCGCCGGCTCGCCAGCCGCCCACCGCCCTCGCCAAGCCGGCCAGCACGCCGCCCTCGCTGAGCGCCAGCCCCGCCAAACCCCCGTCCCCCGGCGCGCCCGCGCTGCACGTGCCCGCCAAGCCTCcgcgcgccgccgccgctgccgccgccgccgccgccgccggcccccCCGCCGCGCCCGACGGCGCCTCGCCCGGAGACAGCGCCCgccagaagctggaggagacGAGCGCGTGCCTGGCGGCGGCGCTGCAAGCCGTGGAAGAGAAGATCCGGCAGGAGGACGCGCAGGGCGCACG cccctcGTCGGCGGAGAAGAGCACCGGCAGCATACTGGACGACATCGGCAGCATGTTCGACGACCTGGCCGACCAGCTGGACGCCATGCTGGAGTGA
- the CASKIN1 gene encoding caskin-1 isoform X2, protein MGKEQELVQAVKAEDVGTAQRLLQRPRPGKAKLLGSTKKINVNFQDPDGFSALHHAALNGNTELITLLLEAQAAVDIKDNKGMRPLHYAAWQGRKEPMKLVLKAGSAVNIPSDEGHIPLHLAAQHGHYDVSEMLLQHQSNPCMVDNSGKTPLDLACEFGRVGVVQLLLSSNMCAALLEPRPGDTTDPNGTSPLHLAAKNGHIDIIRLLLQAGIDINRQTKAGTALHEAALCGKTEVVRLLLDNGINAHVRNTYSQTALDIVHQFTTSQASKEIKQLLREASAALQVRATKDYCNNYDLTSLNVKAGDIITVLEQHPDGRWKGCIHDNRTGNDRVGYFPSSLGEAIVKRAGPRASAEPSPSQAGGSSGPSAPPEEIWVLRKPFAGADRSGSLSSVAGARGSGGHTLHAGSEGVKLLATVLSQKSVSESSPGDSPVKPPEGSTGAARAPPPAAPAGQVFGEQPPRKLEPASEGKSAEAVSQWLSTFQLQLYAPNFVGAGYDLPTISRMTPEDLTAIGVTKPGHRKKITAEISGLSIPDWLPEHKPANLAVWLSMIGLAQYYKVLVDNGYENIDFITDITWEDLQEIGITKLGHQKKLMLAVRKLAELQKAEYAKYEGGPLRRKAPQSLEVMAIESPTPAEPAPAECQSPKMTTFQDSELSGELQAAMTGPAEGATATTAEKPSNHLPPTPRASMRPEPSLGGQARHLSSSQELLGDGPPGPGSPMSRSQEYLLDEGPAPGTPPKESRPSRHGHSVKRASVPPVPGKPRQVLPPGASHFTPPQTPTKAQPGSPQALGGPHGPTPATAKVKPTPQLLPPAERPMSPRSLPQSPTHRGFAYVLPQPVESDAGPAPPGPAPAAVPPPVPTLCLPPEADAEPGRPKKRAHSLNRYAASDSEPERDELSVPAAAGPYATVQRRVGRSHSVRAPAGTDKNVNRSQSFAVRPRKKGPPPPPPKRSSSAMASANLADESAPDAETEGAGTEEGRLGVRAQRRRASDLAGSVDTGSAGSVKSIAAMLELSSIGGGGRAARRPPEGHPTPRPASPEPGRVATVLASVKHKEAIGPDGEVVNRRRTLSGPVTGLLATARRGPGESGGPADHGHFVEDGATRQRSRGPAKGEASAEGPPLARVEASATLKRRIRAKQSQQESVKFILTESDTVKRRPKAKEREAGPEPPPQLSVYQNGTGTVRRRPTSEQAGPPELPPPPPPAEPPPSDLLHLPPLPPPDTDTRKPVKPPVSPKPVLAQPVPKIQGSPTPASKKVPLPGPGSPEVKRAHGTPPPVSPKPPPPPTAPKPAKAAAGLQSGSASPSPAPSPARQPPTALAKPASTPPSLSASPAKPPSPGAPALHVPAKPPRAAAAAAAAAAAGPPAAPDGASPGDSARQKLEETSACLAAALQAVEEKIRQEDAQGARPSSAEKSTGSILDDIGSMFDDLADQLDAMLE, encoded by the exons ATGGGGAAGGAGCAAGAGCTGGTGCAGGCGGTGAAGGCGGAGGACGTGGGGACCGCGCAGAGGCTGCTGCAGAGGCCGCGGCCCGGGAAGGCCA AGCTCCTGGGCTCCACCAAGAAGATCAATGTCAACTTTCAGGACCCTGACGG GTTCTCTGCCCTGCACCACGCAGCCCTGAATGGCAACACAGAGCTGATCACCCTGCTGCTGGAGGCCCAGGCTGCTGTGGACATCAAGGACAACAAAG GCATGCGGCCGCTGCACTATGCGGCCTGGCAGGGGCGGAAGGAGCCCATGAAGCTGGTGCTGAAGGCGGGCTCAGCGGTGAACATCCCATCGGACGAGGGCCACATCCCTCTGCACCTGGCAGCCCAGCACGGCCACTACGACGTG TCGGAGATGCTGCTGCAGCACCAGTCGAACCCGTGCATGGTGGACAACTCGGGGAAGACACCCCTGGACCTGGCCTGTGAGTTCGGCCGCGTTGGG GTGGTCCAGTTGCTCCTGAGTAGCAACATGTGTGCGGCCTTGCTGGAGCCCCGGCCAGGGGACACCACGGACCCCAACGGCACCAGCCCCCTGCACCTGGCGGCCAAGAACGGCCACATTGACATCATCAG ACTCCTCCTCCAAGCTGGCATCGACATTAACCGCCAGACCAAGGCCGGCACGGCCCTGCACGAGGCCGCACTCTGTGGGAAGACGGAAGTGGTTCGGCTCCTGCTGGAT AATGGGATTAACGCCCACGTGAGGAACACCTACAGCCAGACGGCCCTGGACATCGTGCACCAGTTCACCACGTCCCAGGCCAGCAAGGAGATCAAACAGCTGCTGCGAG aggcCTCGGCGGCCCTGCAGGTCCGGGCAACCAAGGATTATTGCAACAATTACGACCTGACCAGTCTCAACGTGAAAGCTGGGGACATCATCACG GTCCTCGAGCAGCACCCGGATGGCCGGTGGAAGGGCTGTATCCATGACAACCGGACAGGCAACGACAGGGTGGGCTACTTTCCATCGTCCCTGGGCGAGGCCATTGTGAAACGAGCAG GTCCTCGAGCCAGCGCTGAACCAAGCCCATCGCAGGCGGGCGGTTCATCAGGGCCCTCTGCACCCCCTGAGGAGATCTGGGTGCTGCGGAAGCCTTTTGCAG GTGCGGACCGCAGTGGCAGCTTGAGCAGCGTGGCCGGAGCCAGAGGCAGTGGGGGCCACACCCTGCATGCAGGCTCTGAAGGGGTCAAG CTCCTGGCAACAGTGCTCTCCCAGAAGTCCGTCTCTGAGTCCAGCCCCGGGGACAGCCCCGTCAAGCCTCCAGAAGGCTCCACAG GTGCGGCCCGGGCCCCGCCTCCAGCGGCCCCCGCCGGGCAGGTGTTCGGGGAGCAGCCCCCCAGGAAGCTGGAGCCGGCATCGGAGGGCAAG AGCGCCGAGGCTGTGAGCCAGTGGCTCTCCACGTTCCAGCTGCAGCTCTATGCCCCCAACTTCGTCGGCGCTGGCTATGACCTGCCCACCATCAGCCGCATGACTCCGGAG GATCTCACGGCCATTGGGGTCACCAAGCCAGGCCACCGGAAGAAGATCACCGCAGAGATCAGCGGCCTGAGCATCCCTGACTGGCTGCCTGAGCACAAACCC GCGAACCTGGCGGTGTGGTTGTCCATGATCGGCCTGGCCCAGTACTACAAGGTGCTGGTGGACAATGGCTACGAGAACATCGACTTCATCACTGACATCACGTGGGAGGACCTGCAGGAGATCGGCATCACGAAGCTGG GACACCAGAAGAAGCTGATGCTGGCTGTGAGGAAACTGGCAGAGCTGCAGAAGGCAGAGTACGCCAAGTACGAGGGGGGACCCCTGCGCCGGAAGGCCCCACAGTCGCTTGAAGTCATGGCCATTGAGTCGCCAACCCCAGCGGAGCCGGCCCCTGCTGAGTGCCAGTCTCCTAAGATGACCACCTTCCAGGACAGCGAGCTCAGTGGCGAGCTGCAGGCTGCCATGACGGGCCCGGCAGAGGGCGCGACCGCCACCACTGCCGAGAAGCCCTCCAATCACCTGCCCCCCACGCCAAGGGCCTCCATGCGGCCGGAGCCCAGCCTGGGTGGACAGGCACGGCACCTGAGCAGCTCTCAGGAGCTGCTGGGTGATGGGCCTCCCGGGCCTGGCAGCCCCATGTCACGGAGCCAGGAGTACCTGCTGGacgaggggccggctcccggcaccCCTCCCAAGGAGAGCCGGCCCAGCCGCCATGGCCACAGCGTCAAGCGGGCCAGCGTTCCGCCGGTGCCGGGCAAGCCTCGGCAGGTCCTTCCGCCGGGGGCCAGCCACTTCACACCCCCTCAGACGCCCACTAAagcccagccaggctcccctcaggCCCTGGGGGGGCCTCACGGTCCCACCCCAGCCACAGCCAAGGTGAAGCCCACTCCACAGCTGCTGCCACCAGCAGAGCGGCCCATGTCACCCCGTTCACTGCCCCAGTCGCCCACACACCGTGGCTTTGCCTACGTGCTCCCCCAGCCCGTGGAGAGCGATGCCGGGCCCGCGCCTCCTGGGCCTGCCCCTGCGGCTGTGCCCCCGCCCGTGCCCACGCTGTGCCTGCCTCCGGAGGCCGACGCGGAGCCAGGGCGGCCCAAGAAACGCGCCCACAGCCTGAACCGCTATGCAGCATCCGACAGCGAGCCCGAGCGGGACGAGCTGTCGGTGCCGGCGGCCGCGGGGCCCTATGCCACAGTCCAGCGGCGTGTGGGCCGGAGCCACTCGGTGCGAGCGCCCGCCGGCACCGACAAAAACGTCAACCGCAGCCAGTCCTTTGCGGTGCGGCCCCGGAAGAAggggccgcccccgcccccgcccaagCGTTCCAGCTCAGCCATGGCCAGCGCCAACCTGGCCGATGAGTCGGCCCCGGATGCTGAGACAGAGGGGGCTGGGACCGAGGAGGGCCGGCTGGGGGTGCGGGCACAGCGCCGGCGGGCTAGTGATCTGGCCGGCAGCGTGGACACAGGCAGTGCCGGCAGCGTGAAGAGCATCGCAGCCATGCTAGAGCTGTCCTccattgggggtgggggccgtGCGGCCCGCAGGCCCCCGGAGGGCCACCCCACACCTCGCCCTGCCAGCCCGGAGCCAGGCCGGGTTGCCACAGTGCTGGCCTCCGTGAAGCACAAGGAAGCCATCGGGCCTGACGGTGAGGTAGTGAACCGGCGTCGCACGCTCAGCGGGCCCGTGACGGGACTTCTGGCCACTGCCCGCCGGGGTCCTGGGGAGTCAGGGGGGCCCGCAGATCACGGCCACTTTGTGGAGGACGGTGCCACCCGGCAGCGGTCTCGAGGCCCAGCTAAGGGTGAGGCGAGTGCGGAGGGCCCGCCCCTGGCCCGGGTGGAGGCCAGTGCCACGCTCAAAAGGCGCATCCGAGCCAAGCAGAGCCAGCAGGAGAGCGTCAAGTTCATCCTGACTGAGTCTGACACGGTCAAGCGCCGGCCCAAGGCCAAGGAGCGGGAGGCAGGTCCCGAGCCGCCCCCCCAACTGTCCGTGTACCAGAACGGCACAGGCACCGTGCGCCGCAGACCCACCTCGGAGCAGGCTGGGCCCCCTGagctgcccccaccacccccacctgcaGAACCCCCGCCCTCCGACCTGTTGCATcttccccccctgcccccgcctgaCACCGATACCCGGAAGCCAGTGAAGCCGCCAGTCTCTCCCAAACCCGTGCTGGCTCAGCCTGTGCCCAAGATCCAGGGCTCACCGACACCCGCTTCCAAGAAGGTGCCGCTGCCAGGTCCTGGCAGCCCAG AGGTGAAGCGCGCCCACGGCACGCCGCCGCCTGTGTCTCCcaagccgccgccgccgcccacgGCGCCCAAGCCGGCCAAGGCCGCCGCGGGGTTGCAGTCGGGCAGTGCCAGCCCGTCCCCCGCGCCCTCGCCGGCTCGCCAGCCGCCCACCGCCCTCGCCAAGCCGGCCAGCACGCCGCCCTCGCTGAGCGCCAGCCCCGCCAAACCCCCGTCCCCCGGCGCGCCCGCGCTGCACGTGCCCGCCAAGCCTCcgcgcgccgccgccgctgccgccgccgccgccgccgccggcccccCCGCCGCGCCCGACGGCGCCTCGCCCGGAGACAGCGCCCgccagaagctggaggagacGAGCGCGTGCCTGGCGGCGGCGCTGCAAGCCGTGGAAGAGAAGATCCGGCAGGAGGACGCGCAGGGCGCACG cccctcGTCGGCGGAGAAGAGCACCGGCAGCATACTGGACGACATCGGCAGCATGTTCGACGACCTGGCCGACCAGCTGGACGCCATGCTGGAGTGA